The Mytilus trossulus isolate FHL-02 chromosome 3, PNRI_Mtr1.1.1.hap1, whole genome shotgun sequence genome contains a region encoding:
- the LOC134710898 gene encoding beta,beta-carotene 15,15'-dioxygenase-like: MVNFVTFALAAVFIGFSSSLEDDFSRLFYDNKETFVDKRIVFENPLPKWLRGSLVRTGPGMFGNGPRNFTHAFDGFSKIHSWKFYGNGSASFSTNFVRSSVYNNSIKINNIDNYLTFEKPIPPFSLMQEELGLLKGMDNMNINVYRFLNSGTGQYEYATLSDTWKMYQIDPLTVGTISPVNAMKPSVPQDFVSLMSSAHPVPEYGTGHHFTFLTSVSVLPGVQSRLSLMRIKSTHERELVAQWGVDKAPYMHSFSVTQNYVILLAAPYFVNVEWMLKNADAYSGLQWFPKEKANFYVIEIKTGKVTAISTPITNPTHHANAYEEDNKIIIDICTTKDPFFATTFEVGVIRDVNKRNKADYTPLFSRYTINVESKTAIETKFPPNSSFPFLTYFDIPAINENYRHKKHCFVYGVSFKKDFKSFARTALLKKDTCGKNKDNAWSLDGHFPMEMWFVPRPNSTEEDDGVLLTPVLDGAKKESYLMILNATTMTVMNRGYLNTSLPFTIHGRFFPDVV, translated from the exons atGGTGAACTTCGTTACTTTTGCCTTGGCGGCCGTCTTTATTGGCTTTTCAAGTTCTTTAGAAGATGATTTTAGCCGACTCTTTTATGACAACAAGGAAACGTTCGTAGATAAACGGATAGTTTTTGAAAATCCATTACCGAAATGGCTACGTGGTTCACTG GTACGAACCGGTCCCGGGATGTTTGGAAATGGACCAAGAAATTTTACACATGCTTTTGATGGTTTTTCAAAGATTCACAGTTGGAAATTCTATGGAAATGGTTCAGCATCTTTTTCAACGAATTTTGTGCGTTCATCTGTCTATAACAAttccataaaaataaacaatattgacAATTACTTAACTTTCGAGAAGCCtattccaccattttctttAATGCAAGAGGAACTTGGGCTCTTGAAGGGAATGGATAATATGAATATCAACGTTTATCGATTTTTGAATTCAGGTACGGGACAATATGAATATGCAACTTTATCAGATACATGGAAAATGTACCAAATAGACCCACTTACGGTTGGAACCATTTCACCTGTAAATGCAATGAAACCATCAGTTCCACAAGACTTCGTTAGTTTGATGTCGTCCGCCCATCCAGTTCCGGAGTACGGCACAGGACACCATTTTACCTTTTTAACCAGCGTTAGTGTTCTTCCTGGAGTTCAGAGTCGATTATCACTCATGCGAATAAAATCTACACATGAAAGGGAATTAGTTGCACAATGGGGAGTTGACAAGGCACCTTATATGCATTCTTTTTCTGTTACTCAAAATTACGTCATTCTGCTTGCTGCACCGTATTTTGTGAATGTAGAGTGGATGTTGAAAAATGCAGATGCCTATTCTGGGCTCCAATGGTTTCCCAAAGAAAAAGCTAATTTTTACGTTATTGAGATAAAAACTGGTAAAGTAACTGCTATCTCCACACCAATAACTAACCCTACACATCATGCAAATGCTTACGAAGaagataacaaaattataattgatatatgCACAACTAAAGATCCATTTTTCGCCACAACTTTTGAGGTTGGTGTAATTAgagatgtaaacaaaagaaataaggCAGACTATACGCCACTCTTCAGTCGATATACTATAAACGTAGAATCAAAAACAGCCATAGAAACAAAATTTCCACCTAATTCGTCGTTTCCTTTTCTAACCTATTTCGATATTCCTGCTATCAATGAAAACTATAGACATAAAAagcattgttttgtttatggcgtttcatttaaaaaagactTCAAATCTTTCGCTAGAACTGCACTTTTGAAAAAAGACACTTGTGGAAAAAATAAGGACAATGCCTGGTCATTGGATGGGCATTTTCCAATGGAAATGTGGTTTGTTCCAAGACCAAACTCTACGGAAGAGGACGACGGTGTTCTACTCACTCCAGTTCTTGATGGAGCAAAGAAAGAAAGTTATCTGATGATACTCAATGCTACAACAATGACTGTGATGAATAGAGGTTACTTAAATACGTCACTTCCTTTCACCATTCATGGTCGCTTCTTTCCGGAtgttgtttaa